In a genomic window of Rubidibacter lacunae KORDI 51-2:
- a CDS encoding cellulose binding domain-containing protein: MTMNYTVDFVVTQDWVNGFEGAIALTNTSALALEDWTLEFTADFEITSLWDARIVSRNGDRYTIEFADYNPDLSPGETITFGFIGIPGSTGITSPTDFSLNGNPLGENNAPSLFVADAEITEGDSGITYLNFLVTLDRASTDVVTVDFETVNGTALAGEDYSAQSGTLSFAVGETSKTVQVAIDGDTQVEPDETLQLRLSNASGAAIADAQGTGTITNDDTNVGSVLSSVLTGQSGQSDVFSFTWNWGSNTTIENFDPTEDTIDLRPFWFPSTNEFTIQDTGNGSVLIDIPSNNQTVTIADITADRLIIGENLLYQPDNNGGGTLPPSENSFELVGYEDAQGDALQITLDRGVSSLTLNFDGDASDLRLSTNNGAVIEATLNPLGDGTSEILLDGLDAGRASLQIENVATGEVRFVGVRIRNEDGTLPNASDYVTVGSVSEDSAADLNFWQDFGEGLANKRVDSRYIYLNGGPLNNPFNPDPSTPIGWRSWGDGNRVRSYIEESMKLGMTPTFVWYNIPDGGESYTTNLLHIQSNDYMRGYFEDLKFALDEIVTVAGDETVSTILEPDFLGYLAQNSGSLPQDISAQTSAIYELGILDSSVDPLFDNSVRGLVQAINYTISKYAPNVEFGWQFNLWASPAGGFTNVGIPGKGIVHLTETLGFEEGKQAIIDEAVAIADYYKQAGVLSYGADFISIDKYGLDGAAASAGAAADPQDSIWFWNHDLWKNYLLLVETLHAETDKPVTLWQLPVGRINGSQAENPYSPDGVFPDLLNVATQYEDSAGTFFFGDTFIVDDPERLDYFSQNRWQDTGVSVEGNVITWAPNFEDVAVAGVDNVLFGAGVGISTDGVGDPPTDGYWWISQVQEYYASLNTQLPSF, from the coding sequence ATGACTATGAATTACACAGTTGACTTTGTTGTGACACAGGACTGGGTCAATGGTTTTGAAGGTGCGATCGCTCTAACAAATACATCCGCTCTAGCCTTGGAAGATTGGACCCTGGAGTTTACAGCTGATTTTGAAATTACCAGTCTCTGGGATGCTAGGATTGTTAGCCGTAATGGCGATCGCTACACGATCGAATTTGCCGATTATAATCCGGATCTTTCCCCCGGTGAAACCATTACATTTGGCTTTATCGGAATCCCCGGTAGTACCGGGATTACTTCTCCCACTGATTTCTCACTCAATGGCAACCCATTGGGGGAGAACAACGCTCCGTCTCTTTTTGTCGCCGATGCTGAAATAACCGAAGGTGATAGCGGCATAACCTATCTCAACTTTCTCGTTACCCTGGATCGGGCTAGTACGGACGTGGTGACCGTTGATTTTGAGACCGTCAATGGAACTGCCTTAGCCGGAGAAGACTATAGTGCCCAGAGCGGTACCCTCTCCTTTGCTGTTGGTGAAACCAGTAAAACCGTTCAAGTTGCGATCGACGGCGATACACAGGTTGAACCGGACGAAACGCTTCAGTTGAGATTAAGTAATGCCTCCGGCGCGGCAATTGCCGATGCCCAAGGAACGGGAACTATCACCAATGACGACACTAATGTCGGCTCGGTACTCTCATCAGTGCTGACGGGACAGAGCGGTCAATCGGACGTCTTTAGCTTCACTTGGAATTGGGGCAGCAACACCACCATTGAGAATTTCGACCCGACTGAAGACACGATCGATCTCCGGCCATTTTGGTTTCCCAGTACAAATGAATTTACGATCCAAGATACCGGTAATGGTAGCGTTTTAATTGATATTCCCAGCAACAACCAGACCGTCACCATTGCAGACATCACGGCGGATCGGTTGATAATTGGCGAAAATCTACTCTATCAGCCGGACAATAATGGCGGAGGAACGTTACCCCCTTCGGAAAACTCCTTTGAATTAGTCGGCTATGAAGATGCCCAAGGGGACGCATTGCAAATCACCCTAGATCGAGGTGTTTCCAGCCTGACCCTCAACTTTGACGGTGACGCCAGCGATCTGCGCCTTTCCACCAATAATGGTGCTGTCATCGAAGCTACACTGAATCCTCTCGGTGACGGTACCAGTGAAATTCTGCTCGACGGGCTTGATGCAGGTCGGGCGTCGTTGCAGATTGAGAATGTTGCCACGGGTGAGGTGCGTTTTGTTGGCGTCCGTATCCGCAATGAAGATGGGACGCTCCCCAACGCTTCCGACTACGTCACCGTTGGTTCCGTCAGTGAAGACTCTGCTGCCGATCTAAATTTCTGGCAGGATTTTGGTGAAGGGCTTGCCAACAAGCGCGTCGATTCTCGCTATATCTACCTCAACGGCGGACCCCTCAATAATCCCTTTAATCCCGACCCTAGCACTCCTATCGGCTGGCGCTCTTGGGGTGACGGTAATCGAGTCCGTTCTTACATCGAAGAGAGCATGAAACTCGGAATGACACCGACTTTTGTGTGGTACAACATTCCTGACGGTGGCGAGAGCTATACCACGAACCTGTTGCACATCCAAAGCAACGACTATATGCGAGGATACTTTGAAGATCTAAAATTTGCCCTTGATGAGATTGTGACCGTTGCGGGCGATGAAACAGTCAGCACGATTCTAGAGCCGGATTTCTTAGGCTATCTAGCTCAGAACTCTGGTTCCTTGCCCCAGGATATCTCGGCACAAACGTCTGCAATTTATGAGTTAGGCATCTTAGACAGCTCGGTCGATCCATTGTTTGATAATTCCGTGCGGGGTCTCGTTCAAGCCATCAATTACACCATTTCCAAATACGCCCCAAACGTTGAATTTGGATGGCAGTTCAATCTGTGGGCAAGTCCAGCCGGTGGGTTTACCAATGTAGGCATCCCCGGTAAAGGCATTGTCCATCTGACAGAAACCCTTGGATTTGAAGAAGGCAAGCAAGCAATCATCGACGAAGCTGTAGCGATTGCAGATTATTATAAGCAAGCCGGTGTCCTGAGCTACGGGGCAGACTTCATCAGTATCGATAAGTACGGATTAGATGGCGCAGCAGCTAGTGCTGGTGCTGCAGCCGATCCACAGGATTCAATTTGGTTCTGGAACCACGACTTGTGGAAAAACTACCTGTTGCTCGTTGAAACTCTACATGCCGAAACGGATAAGCCTGTAACCCTGTGGCAACTTCCCGTAGGCCGCATCAACGGCAGCCAAGCGGAAAATCCCTACAGCCCCGATGGTGTTTTTCCAGATCTACTTAACGTAGCAACCCAATACGAAGATTCTGCTGGAACCTTCTTTTTTGGCGACACTTTCATTGTTGATGACCCCGAACGCTTGGACTACTTCAGTCAAAACAGGTGGCAAGACACTGGCGTCTCAGTTGAAGGAAATGTCATTACCTGGGCTCCGAACTTTGAAGATGTTGCCGTTGCCGGTGTAGACAATGTTCTCTTTGGTGCGGGCGTTGGCATCAGTACCGATGGGGTGGGAGACCCGCCGACCGATGGTTACTGGTGGATTAGCCAAGTTCAAGAGTATTACGCCTCTTTGAACACCCAATTGCCTTCATTCTGA